From a single bacterium genomic region:
- a CDS encoding ABC transporter ATP-binding protein: MAFVEIRGLVKHFGQEVAVAGIDLDIAQGEFVTLLGPSGCGKTTTLRCIAGLERPDAGEIRIAGQIVTSASKEIHLDPEKRNIGMVFQSYAVWPHMTVFDNVAYGLRVRGIGRAEMKEKVGKALSLVSMGQLADRFATKLSGGQRQRVALARAIVYNPRVILFDEPLSNLDAKLREQMRIELTRLQHEVGITSVYVTHDQTEALVMSDRVVVMNQGLIQQIGDPEEMYARPANAFVANFIGATNLLEGVCRGNEGEALRIEIPAGEGRPPLQLLAGGGNGAPAGQRLILNLRPEDISLHTAPPAGGVNVIEGEVDDTVYLGNFLICEVRVGTHLIEVQLDHYEQLSPGQRVYLSFEPDHGLCLTD; the protein is encoded by the coding sequence ATGGCATTTGTCGAAATCAGGGGGCTGGTCAAGCACTTCGGCCAGGAAGTCGCCGTCGCGGGCATCGACCTCGATATCGCACAAGGGGAATTCGTCACCCTGCTCGGCCCCTCCGGCTGCGGCAAGACGACCACCCTGCGCTGCATCGCCGGGCTCGAGCGCCCCGACGCGGGTGAGATCCGCATCGCCGGGCAGATCGTCACCTCCGCGTCCAAGGAGATCCATCTCGATCCCGAAAAGCGCAACATCGGCATGGTGTTCCAGAGCTATGCCGTCTGGCCCCATATGACCGTTTTCGACAATGTCGCCTACGGCCTGCGCGTCCGGGGCATCGGGCGGGCCGAGATGAAAGAAAAAGTCGGCAAGGCCCTTTCGCTGGTCAGCATGGGGCAACTGGCCGATCGCTTCGCCACCAAACTCTCGGGCGGCCAGCGCCAGCGCGTCGCCCTCGCCCGCGCCATCGTCTACAACCCCAGGGTGATCCTCTTCGACGAACCCCTGAGCAACCTCGACGCCAAGCTCCGCGAGCAGATGCGGATCGAGCTGACCCGCCTTCAGCATGAAGTCGGCATCACCTCCGTCTACGTCACCCACGATCAGACCGAGGCGCTGGTGATGAGCGACCGGGTGGTGGTGATGAACCAGGGGTTGATCCAGCAGATCGGCGACCCGGAGGAAATGTACGCCCGCCCGGCCAATGCGTTCGTCGCCAATTTCATCGGCGCCACGAACTTGCTGGAGGGTGTCTGCCGCGGCAACGAGGGCGAAGCCCTGCGGATCGAAATCCCCGCGGGCGAAGGCCGCCCCCCCCTCCAGCTGCTCGCGGGCGGCGGAAACGGCGCCCCCGCCGGCCAGCGGCTCATCCTGAACCTGCGCCCCGAGGACATCTCGCTGCACACGGCTCCTCCTGCGGGCGGCGTCAACGTGATCGAGGGCGAAGTGGACGATACCGTCTATCTGGGAAACTTCCTCATCTGCGAGGTCCGCGTCGGCACCCACCTGATCGAAGTACAGCTCGACCACTACGAACAGCTCTCCCCCGGGCAGCGGGTTTATCTCTCCTTCGAGCCCGACCACGGCCTTTGCCTCACCGACTGA